The region GAGGAGAGTTTCTTCATGAACGCACGCGTTGGCCTCATCATGGGCTCGGATTCGGACTGGGACACGGTTGCGCCTGCCGCAGAGGTACTTGCGGAGTTCGGGGTGCCGTTTGAGGTCGGGGTGGTCTCCGCGCACCGCACCCCTGAGAAGATGCTTGCCTATGCGAAGCAAGCACATGAACGTGGCATCCAGGTCATCATTGCGTGCGCCGGTGGGGCAGCCCACCTGCCGGGGATGGTTGCCGCGGCAACGCCACTGCCAGTCATCGGTATCCCTCGCGCATTGAAGG is a window of Corynebacterium pseudogenitalium DNA encoding:
- the purE gene encoding 5-(carboxyamino)imidazole ribonucleotide mutase, which produces MNARVGLIMGSDSDWDTVAPAAEVLAEFGVPFEVGVVSAHRTPEKMLAYAKQAHERGIQVIIACAGGAAHLPGMVAAATPLPVIGIPRALKDLDGLDSLLSIVQMPGGVPVATVSIGGAKNAGLLAVRMLGAGDPELVDKMAKYQADMAAEVERKDAALRSRLLGE